A genomic segment from Deinococcus sp. YIM 77859 encodes:
- the dnaN gene encoding DNA polymerase III subunit beta, translating into MRAHVTKKTLSEGLGLLERVIPSRSSNPLLTALKVDASDAGLTLSGTNLEIDLSCFVPADVQDPRSFVVPAHLLAQIVRNLGGELVELEITGNELSVRSGGSDFKLQTGDLEAYPPLSFPPHADVSLDAAELARALGSVRYAASNEAFQAVFRGIKLEHRPEAARVVASDGYRVAIRDFPASGDGRNLIVPARSADELIRVLKDGEARFTYGEGTLSVTTDRVRMNLKLLDGEFPDYERVIPKDIKLQVTLPATALREAVNRVAVLADKNANNRVEFLVSEGKLRLAAEGSYGRAQDTLDVTQGGPEPAMSLAFNARHVLDALGPIEGDAELLFSGSTSPAIFRASGGGGYMAVMVTLRV; encoded by the coding sequence ATGAGAGCGCATGTCACCAAGAAAACCCTGAGCGAAGGTCTGGGCCTTCTGGAACGTGTCATTCCCAGCCGCAGCAGCAACCCCCTCCTCACCGCCCTGAAGGTGGACGCCAGTGATGCAGGGCTTACCCTGAGCGGTACCAACCTCGAAATCGATCTGTCGTGCTTTGTGCCCGCAGACGTGCAGGATCCGAGAAGCTTCGTCGTTCCCGCGCACCTGTTGGCACAGATCGTGCGAAATCTGGGGGGAGAACTCGTCGAACTCGAGATCACTGGGAATGAACTCTCGGTGCGGTCGGGCGGCAGTGACTTCAAGCTCCAAACCGGCGACCTTGAAGCCTATCCGCCGCTTTCCTTTCCTCCCCATGCCGACGTGAGCCTAGACGCTGCCGAACTGGCTCGCGCGCTGGGCAGCGTGCGCTACGCGGCGAGCAACGAGGCGTTTCAGGCCGTGTTCCGCGGCATCAAGCTCGAACATCGGCCGGAAGCGGCGCGGGTGGTGGCTTCGGACGGCTACCGAGTCGCTATCCGCGACTTTCCGGCCAGCGGGGATGGGCGGAACCTGATTGTTCCCGCTCGCAGCGCCGACGAACTGATTCGCGTTCTGAAGGACGGCGAGGCCCGCTTCACCTACGGTGAGGGGACCCTCAGCGTGACCACCGACCGTGTGCGCATGAACCTCAAGCTGCTTGATGGAGAGTTTCCCGACTACGAGCGCGTGATTCCAAAGGACATCAAGCTTCAGGTGACGCTGCCCGCTACTGCCCTCAGGGAAGCTGTGAACCGGGTGGCCGTGCTTGCCGACAAAAACGCCAACAACCGGGTTGAATTCCTGGTGTCGGAGGGCAAGCTGCGCCTGGCTGCCGAGGGAAGCTACGGCCGCGCGCAGGATACGTTGGACGTGACCCAGGGCGGTCCTGAGCCGGCGATGAGCCTCGCTTTCAACGCGCGGCACGTGCTCGACGCCCTGGGGCCGATCGAGGGGGACGCCGAACTCCTCTTCTCCGGCTCTACCAGCCCCGCCATCTTCCGCGCGAGTGGGGGAGGCGGGTACATGGCGGTCATGGTCACGCTGCGCGTCTGA